Proteins from one Bradyrhizobium roseum genomic window:
- a CDS encoding amidase, which produces MADQGLVRETAVAIVGKLKSGEVTPLDLLDVLEKRIAEVDGKVNALPTLCFDRARKHATALMKKPVSERGLLAGLPIPIKDLTAVEGVLTTQGSPIYKDDIPAKSDILVEHLESNGGVIYAKSNTPEFGAGANTFNEVFGPTLNPWDTSRSAAGSSGGAAVALATGTAWLAHGSDMGGSLRNPASFCGIVGLRPSIGRVAHTIAAGVDRNLGQQGPMARNVEDVALLLDAMSGEHPADPLSLPVLPNSFLSAVRSGSKPKRVAYSPNLGITPVDPEVAAVTRKAAQRLAEAGAIVEEAHPDLREAHECFHVLRAFDFALSKAALLRTKRDLLKPEVIWNIEEGLKLTVEQLERAQAQRVAMTARTLEFFDKYDLLLCPATIVPPFPVENRYVAECAGKKFDNYVEWLGIVYAITLVCCPALSLPCGFTASGLPIGLQVVAPPRGEAQLLAGAKVLEDILGVRDTTPIDPRAPK; this is translated from the coding sequence GTGGCTGATCAGGGTTTGGTGCGTGAGACGGCGGTCGCCATTGTCGGCAAGCTGAAATCGGGCGAAGTGACCCCGCTCGACCTGCTCGACGTGCTGGAAAAGCGCATCGCCGAGGTCGACGGCAAGGTCAATGCGCTGCCGACGCTGTGCTTCGACCGCGCCCGCAAGCATGCCACCGCCCTGATGAAGAAGCCGGTCAGCGAGCGCGGGCTGCTCGCCGGGCTTCCAATCCCGATCAAGGACCTCACCGCCGTCGAAGGCGTGCTGACCACGCAGGGGTCGCCGATCTACAAGGATGATATCCCGGCGAAGTCCGATATCCTGGTCGAGCATCTCGAGAGCAATGGCGGCGTGATCTACGCCAAGTCGAACACGCCGGAATTCGGCGCCGGCGCCAATACCTTCAACGAGGTGTTCGGACCGACCCTCAATCCCTGGGACACCTCGCGCTCCGCCGCCGGCTCCTCCGGCGGCGCGGCGGTAGCGCTCGCCACCGGCACGGCCTGGCTGGCGCATGGCTCCGACATGGGCGGCTCGCTTCGTAACCCCGCGAGCTTCTGCGGCATCGTGGGCCTGCGGCCGAGCATCGGCCGCGTCGCGCATACGATCGCGGCGGGCGTCGATCGCAATCTCGGCCAGCAAGGACCCATGGCGCGCAATGTCGAAGACGTCGCATTGCTGCTCGATGCCATGAGCGGCGAGCACCCCGCCGATCCGCTGTCGTTGCCGGTGCTGCCGAATTCGTTCCTGTCCGCCGTCCGCTCCGGCAGCAAGCCGAAGCGCGTCGCCTATTCGCCCAACCTCGGCATCACGCCGGTCGACCCGGAAGTCGCAGCCGTCACCCGCAAGGCCGCACAGCGCCTTGCCGAAGCTGGCGCGATCGTCGAGGAAGCCCATCCCGACCTGCGCGAGGCGCATGAATGCTTCCACGTGCTGCGCGCGTTCGACTTTGCGCTCTCCAAGGCCGCGCTGCTGCGCACCAAGCGCGATCTGCTCAAGCCCGAGGTGATCTGGAATATCGAGGAAGGCCTCAAGCTGACGGTCGAGCAGCTCGAACGCGCCCAGGCGCAGCGCGTTGCCATGACCGCGCGCACGCTTGAGTTCTTCGACAAGTACGACCTGCTGCTTTGCCCCGCCACGATCGTGCCGCCCTTCCCGGTCGAGAACCGCTATGTCGCCGAATGCGCCGGCAAGAAGTTCGACAATTACGTCGAATGGCTCGGCATCGTCTACGCGATCACGCTGGTGTGCTGCCCGGCACTGTCGCTGCCCTGCGGCTTCACGGCCTCGGGCCTTCCCATCGGGCTGCAGGTGGTGGCGCCGCCGCGCGGCGAGGCGCAACTGCTGGCGGGCGCCAAGGTGCTGGAAGACATTCTGGGCGTGCGCGACACGACCCCGATCGATCCGCGGGCGCCGAAATAA
- a CDS encoding alpha/beta hydrolase, with protein sequence MTTLFSALDWRAMSQEARDLGLNNGVAVPGSVDMAAGWEQRSAEVRKRFPDQLDLRYGPRERNRIDFLKAGEEAPTLLFIHGGYWQARAKEVFTIFAEGPMAHDINVALIGYTLAPEATLDEIVGEIHAGIDFLAAQLPALGAAPGGIVVSGWSAGGHLTAMALSHPKVKAGLAISGIFDLEPIRHSYLNEKLRADEATSRRNSPVMQEGGPLKPLSLVVGSAELPLLRKQTADFAGHRARYGLPVTYEEIPDANHFTIMYEMMSPRGRITTLIRQLFDRTTG encoded by the coding sequence ATGACGACATTGTTTTCAGCGCTGGACTGGCGCGCCATGAGCCAGGAGGCGCGCGATCTCGGCCTCAATAACGGCGTTGCCGTGCCCGGCAGCGTCGACATGGCGGCCGGTTGGGAGCAGCGCTCCGCCGAGGTGCGCAAGCGTTTTCCAGACCAGCTCGACCTGCGATATGGCCCGCGCGAGCGAAACCGGATCGATTTCCTTAAAGCGGGCGAGGAGGCGCCGACCCTGCTGTTCATCCATGGCGGCTATTGGCAGGCGCGCGCCAAGGAGGTTTTCACGATCTTTGCCGAGGGGCCCATGGCGCACGACATCAATGTCGCGCTGATCGGCTATACGCTGGCGCCGGAAGCCACGCTGGACGAGATCGTCGGCGAAATCCACGCCGGCATCGACTTCCTCGCCGCGCAGTTGCCTGCGCTTGGCGCCGCGCCCGGCGGTATCGTGGTGTCGGGCTGGTCGGCCGGCGGGCACCTGACCGCAATGGCGCTGTCGCATCCCAAGGTGAAGGCGGGGCTGGCGATATCAGGCATCTTCGATCTCGAGCCGATCCGGCACTCCTATCTCAACGAGAAGCTGCGGGCTGACGAGGCGACCTCGCGCCGCAACTCGCCTGTCATGCAGGAGGGCGGCCCGCTGAAGCCGCTGTCGCTGGTGGTCGGGAGCGCCGAACTGCCGCTGTTGCGCAAGCAGACCGCCGACTTCGCCGGTCACCGCGCGCGATATGGTCTGCCGGTGACGTATGAGGAAATTCCCGACGCGAACCATTTTACGATCATGTACGAGATGATGTCGCCGAGAGGCAGGATCACGACGCTGATCCGGCAGTTGTTCGACCGGACGACGGGGTAA
- a CDS encoding nuclear transport factor 2 family protein, translating to MSQAIRDLFDRWERVWHEGQYDLIPSCVGPHYIRHDEKGDRTVTREAYAAELAAIHTERPGIRVVVYDHSFTDDRAWFRFSFVWPDPATGERRSRAGMQSYRIEGDKLAETWITLLPLATAWTDATAQERWTVKRPDRQPTPSFAPTTAGSAS from the coding sequence ATGTCGCAAGCTATCCGCGACCTGTTCGACCGGTGGGAGCGGGTTTGGCATGAAGGCCAATACGATCTGATCCCGAGTTGCGTCGGACCGCACTACATCCGGCATGACGAAAAAGGCGACCGCACCGTGACGCGGGAGGCCTACGCGGCGGAACTCGCTGCTATCCACACGGAGCGACCGGGCATCCGTGTCGTGGTGTACGACCACTCTTTCACCGATGACCGCGCGTGGTTTCGCTTCTCGTTCGTGTGGCCTGATCCCGCGACTGGCGAGCGCCGCAGCCGGGCGGGGATGCAGAGCTACCGGATCGAGGGCGATAAGCTCGCCGAGACCTGGATTACGCTCCTGCCGCTAGCCACCGCATGGACAGATGCGACGGCTCAAGAGCGTTGGACGGTCAAGCGTCCTGACCGGCAACCTACCCCGTCGTTCGCTCCAACAACTGCCGGATCAGCGTCGTGA
- a CDS encoding sulfite oxidase-like oxidoreductase has protein sequence MTDENGPPPESKLTRSKARWAREGKFLTGKISRPEEMRLPPGQHLTKDWPTLDLGLTPNISRERWRLDVYGAVEHPLFWSFSQFSAQPQSRFVSDIHCVTTWSRYDNQWEGLATRDLLDACRPREEARFVVLHSHDGYTTNLALEDFAAEDAILVHSWSGAPLEQEHGGPVRLVIPHLYFWKSAKWLQSIEFLAEDAPGYWEVRGYHNRGDPWQEQRYSSD, from the coding sequence ATGACCGACGAGAACGGGCCGCCGCCGGAAAGCAAGCTGACGCGCAGCAAGGCGCGATGGGCGCGCGAAGGGAAATTCCTCACCGGAAAGATTTCACGGCCGGAGGAAATGCGCTTGCCGCCGGGTCAGCATCTGACAAAGGACTGGCCGACGCTCGATCTCGGCCTGACGCCGAACATCTCGCGCGAGCGCTGGCGGCTCGACGTCTACGGCGCGGTCGAACATCCGCTGTTCTGGAGTTTCTCGCAGTTTTCCGCGCAGCCGCAGAGCCGCTTCGTATCCGACATCCATTGCGTCACCACCTGGTCGCGCTACGACAATCAATGGGAGGGGCTGGCCACCCGCGACCTGCTCGACGCCTGCCGGCCGCGCGAGGAAGCGCGGTTCGTCGTGCTGCATTCGCACGACGGCTACACCACCAACCTCGCGCTGGAGGACTTTGCCGCCGAGGACGCCATCCTCGTCCATAGCTGGTCCGGCGCGCCGCTCGAGCAGGAGCATGGCGGCCCGGTGCGGCTGGTGATACCGCATCTCTATTTCTGGAAAAGCGCAAAGTGGCTGCAGAGTATCGAGTTCCTGGCGGAGGACGCGCCCGGCTATTGGGAAGTGCGCGGCTATCACAATCGCGGTGACCCGTGGCAGGAACAGCGATATTCCAGCGACTGA